The sequence catttttgaattcaaagttTGGCTCGTCAGTTGAACTGCAGCTTTCGTCTTGAATGCTCGCACAAAACGACTGGATAAAATCGGTGATCGGCGACGAATTTGCTTCTCGCCGGCCGAATACTTCTGTAGTGTCTGGACGAGGAGCAGCTGTAGGAGCAGGCGGATGAGTGGGTGGAGGCTTTTGATGACGACGCTCGTATCGTAGCGCTTCTTTTGTGTAAGGCGTGCGAGGCCGCATCGTGCGCGGAGAATCCACGCATGTCAGGCTAGCCCGCGCACTTCGGAGCACATCTAactactttctgaaaaaaaagttgtagatttttaaattatttcgcaaaaatctgaagttagcaagaagaaaaaaaagattttcgtCGATTTACAAACAGAACACAAGAGCTTTGATGCATGGGGGACTTTTGGCTCCGGCAAGCGCTCAAACCGGAAATAACTCAGAGGTATTTTGGggttaaagtttaaaaaaaaacgtaagtGGTTACCAGACACAAATTGCGCtgcaattcaaaattcaaggcTTATAGGTTATTCATAGGCCAGAGCACATAGATTTTGTTATTTATATATACTACTGAATATTCTAGAATCTACATCAAACAATGCTGCTCGgccaaattatttaaatgttttcataatttttgaagttttctacTAGTATAAACCAATAAATTTGTGGTGCTATACTATGATGGCTAGTATCTGGggtatatttaatttttttaaagttgtttcactatgtataaaaaatgtagaaacatttttttcctgtacacaaaaaaaaatatgggaaCATaacattcattttgaaattcttataTTTTATGAATACTAGTTTCACAGTCTCAGgtccatatattttttttattaaaaaaaaactcagtaTGGCCGaagactaaaaattcaaaaagtttggagaaacatttgaacagatcttcaaatttttaaccgaaattttggtaatcagtaaaactattttcagattatggttttttattaaaaattgacaactAGTTGgtcaatttgtaaaaaaaatataaaaaaattcaagaagcAAACAAtgtataactttttgaaaaaaaaagtgttcccACAAGAAGCAACTCTCGAAATGTGAAAACGTCTATCTTCgtataaataaaacaaaaggcaTGCGAAAAGATGTCATGAAAATACACACCATCGGCTCGCCAATACATCCCTCTTCTTTCCCCCCTCCTCTCTCCGCTGGCATCCCAACGCACACACATTgcagcacacacacacacacacaccacACCAAAACGAAAGACAGCGAAAAGAGCACCACTCAGAACAAATGAGATGCTCAAaaccaaattgaaaaaccagGACAACGACAAAAAAGGAATGTATAGATAtcgatctggaaaaaagtaaacgagagagagagaaggagAGAGTGATGGGGAAGCAGAGAAAAAGAGCTCCTCCTCTTCTCTCGAGTTGAAGCAAAGGCACTAGCGGATATAGGACTTTAAATAAGTTATCGTGACGAGGCGGTCCCATAGGACCTAATTTAAATTACGTCCGGCTTGGTGGGAGGGACGACGTGAAAGGAGGAGGCGACGGGCGGGCTGCGGATGATGAAGGAGGaagatggaagaaaaaaaagaagaaaatggtgaagaaaaagaagaagaagaagaaggagaagaagatgaagaatttgaaacaaCTACTCGCATTTCTGAATGAGAAGCAGAAGAAGCAGACACGCTTTGTTTTAGGCACTTAAgggaattttctggaaattttgctTCTGCCTTTTTATGATATACTAGCAAGGTTTTTGTTTGAACAATGTACATCGTTAtctacaaaattgaaaatcctgTAATTCTACtattgaaattagaaatttcgtAAAAAGTTGGACATTATTGCAATTTTGCCGTATTTTCATGATTTGCTTCATAAAAACGTCACCTATTACAGAGCTGTGTGGCATATTTCAGCAAACGCACAAGACTGCTTATTTCATACATGAGCacctaattttttctaatttaaaatttatgtaaatgtagaaaaaaggtttttctaTCTGcaaataacatttatttgtGTTGAAAAGCTTTTAAAAGCCGCATATAGTGCCCAAAAGTTGTAGTTAGCCGAAAATGTGCCGTTGAGAGTTTTTCGGCGAACGACAACATTCTGGTACTATTTCAGgcttttttgaagcttttcaacaaaaataaatattattttaaaaatagagcAAATACAAAAACGAACTCAAGAAAACTTGCGcttggaaaataaaacaactcaaatttgaaatttgaaaacgtgaaaattaagaataacCTCTTAATCTGACAATAAACAGGCAGAACGTTCCTAGGTAAGCTTCACAACTAAACATTTTGTCACAATACgacagaaaattgcaaaaaaaatttcaaatatatgtACATAAAATTAGTTTACATTGAAGTATTTTACGGTGAAAAAATGTctggaatatttgaaaaaataacgatTTTAGAATCACGTGAATTATTTCAATAAtcaatttgtcaaaatgtGGAATTTGTCAGTACCAACAACATTTccaacacgaaaaaaaaagaatgtaaATGTGTTTTGAGCAAAATACAACAGAGTTCATTTCCactcaaaaaagttgttggaAAAGCCTCTGAAAGGCGTAACAAAAGGGAGCAAACCGCCAGCACGACTCCCACCAAAAGTcgaagcagcagcagcagccgcaatatttcgaaaacgggaaaaatggCGAGAAGTGAAGAAACAGAAGGCAAACTCAACAGCTCTAAAGTGTTATGACTGACGTTTTGAAGAGacgaaaaactattattttgaATACTTTGAAGATTTGaggaaagttttttgaaaagttcaaaaattaactggCTTTTCTGTGCAAGGCTATCAAATGTCCGAAATGTTTTAGCAACCGGAGAGAAAGAAAACATTAAGGAATCACGGAATACCAAAAGATGATAGTTAAGCTGATTTAAGcgagttttctgaaacagttGCTTACAAAAAAGTCCAGTCGGAGAatacaaatgaaaattttgaattcaaaatcaaattttgctcaatCCAGTGATAGGACAGTTTTTTCTCTATCTGCCAAAATATAAGAAATAATAAAGCACAAAAATCTTTCCTCTATTTCTGTGGTAATTACTAATGCAATACAATGCTAAACTAgtctaattttttacaaactactaaaattattattttaataaaaacctCTATTCCCATATCTGCAAAAACTGATTGAATaccaacaatttttgtatgGCGTCCTAATTTTTGTAGCTTCATTTTCCTCCTAGACAGCGGTGAAAAAAACAAGGCTCTTTTAGTTTTAAGGCTTACATATGAACAACCTTAACATTAAGTCGGGCACGACTTTatttggaattcaaaattcatattacATTGCATGTCaagaaatgaaataatttgacGCAAAACACCGAAAAAGTGGTGAGTCgcaaatttctttttccatattttttactacaattttaaacaaaaattgagtttattattgaatttttttgtgagtataatatttgaaaaatgaaaagaaagttcaaaaaacaaaattaataggTCTTCCAATGAGTTGCTGTAGTTTTTTGAACACAAGTTTGCTTGAAGCTTTCCgaaagttctagaatttttcatgattcaTGATTTCATGAAAGTTCACGTCGTCTCAGTTTCACTTTGTTAAGTAAAACAGTCTTGGCAATTCAGCCTGATTGAATATGGAAACTTTAGGTGCCTGAACGGAACA comes from Caenorhabditis elegans chromosome X and encodes:
- the F55A4.13 gene encoding uncharacterized protein (Confirmed by transcript evidence), with protein sequence MCSEVRGLA